In Burkholderia contaminans, the following proteins share a genomic window:
- the trbJ gene encoding P-type conjugative transfer protein TrbJ codes for MSLRTVLTTRLAAVVAAGVLAFAAAQPALAQRIVFDPSNYVQNTLTAIRTLEQINNQIKQLQNDARNLASLPFNAVGRLRANLATTQRLIAQAKGLAYELATMDRDFARLYPEQYAATVSGDQMYRDAQERWKNTLQGLQTTLRMQAQASQNLGEDEGVLADLVSQSQSAVGALQAMQATNQLLALQAKQSIQVQRLQITQDRAASLELARQTAAAERGREVTRRFMGTGTPYSPQSTGFYGN; via the coding sequence ATGTCACTTCGTACCGTTTTGACCACCAGGCTCGCTGCGGTAGTCGCCGCCGGTGTTCTGGCCTTCGCCGCTGCACAGCCGGCCTTGGCGCAGCGCATTGTGTTCGATCCCTCCAATTACGTGCAGAACACGTTGACGGCCATCCGCACGCTGGAGCAGATCAACAACCAGATCAAACAGCTGCAGAACGACGCGCGCAATCTGGCCAGCCTTCCGTTCAATGCGGTGGGCCGGCTGCGTGCCAACCTGGCGACCACCCAGCGGCTGATAGCGCAGGCCAAAGGGCTGGCGTACGAGCTGGCCACCATGGACCGGGATTTCGCGCGCCTGTACCCCGAGCAGTACGCGGCGACCGTCAGCGGCGACCAGATGTACCGCGATGCGCAGGAACGCTGGAAGAACACCCTGCAGGGCCTGCAGACAACCTTGCGCATGCAGGCACAGGCATCGCAGAACCTGGGCGAGGACGAAGGCGTGCTGGCCGATCTGGTGAGCCAGAGCCAGTCGGCAGTGGGTGCCCTGCAGGCCATGCAGGCCACGAACCAGCTGCTGGCCCTGCAGGCCAAGCAGTCCATCCAGGTGCAGCGGCTGCAGATCACGCAGGACCGGGCCGCGTCGCTGGAGCTGGCCCGCCAGACGGCGGCCGCCGAGCGCGGGCGGGAGGTGACGCGCAGGTTCATGGGCACGGGCACTCCGTATTCGCCGCAGTCCACAGGCTTTTACGGCAACTGA